One Nitrospina watsonii DNA segment encodes these proteins:
- a CDS encoding RDD family protein produces the protein MKPSGFRRRYVALLLDITALEILGLLLSRTYLNQSGMDMGSVLIRMALGLDQAGNTLPILTGGCLLQALLFSAYFVVFTGICGQTPGKKMMGIQVWRENGQPIDFRAATLRSIPGYLLSTITLGLGFLMVLTDPRQQTLHDKIAQTRVFIV, from the coding sequence ATGAAGCCGTCCGGTTTCCGCCGCCGTTATGTCGCGCTGCTGCTGGATATCACCGCTTTGGAAATACTAGGATTGTTGTTGAGCCGGACTTATCTGAATCAGTCCGGGATGGACATGGGATCGGTGCTCATCCGTATGGCTTTGGGCTTGGATCAGGCGGGAAACACTCTGCCGATTCTGACAGGGGGTTGCTTGCTGCAGGCACTTTTGTTCAGCGCTTATTTCGTGGTGTTTACCGGCATTTGCGGTCAAACCCCCGGAAAAAAAATGATGGGCATTCAGGTCTGGAGAGAGAACGGGCAACCGATCGATTTTCGGGCGGCCACGCTGCGGTCCATACCGGGCTACCTGTTGTCCACCATCACATTGGGACTTGGTTTTCTAATGGTTCTGACCGACCCGCGCCAACAGACTCTGCATGACAAAATCGCCCAGACGCGGGTCTTCATTGTTTGA